A genomic segment from Malus domestica chromosome 05, GDT2T_hap1 encodes:
- the LOC103407625 gene encoding ankyrin repeat-containing protein At5g02620-like isoform X1 has product MNPSLYEAAATGDVGFLEGLLTADLSQKTPKENNILHIAAEFKQINFFKKVKKIPESPRFWATNKNGETPLHVAARVGCGEVVTFLIEHIKAEPMEVVDLDPEKEPTDGEAYKKLLRMPNLEMDTALHVAVRYNHAGVAKILLSADPELCCSFYSTKESPLFLAVRAGSTSIADYILKKTPDHESLSFQGTNGVTALHAAATRIPFAKKGIVQSMVTKNPGMVEVRDEIGWTPLHYASLRGNLKAAQLLIQNCKTFKFACYIKDELGMSALHVAAYAGHTQIIEELIGRCPDICDCVNHKGQTALHAAVLGEKINVVKYVLKTPRLARLINEADNDGNTPWHLAAIHENSEIVAILRRDRRLNRTAINKEFLQVSDILLAENTGRKEIVKSRNVLNCLARDVVVTVPYYQQKIKQEFKKFGSQGESSTSETPVNTKNTRENLQAYLAQTFNRNDSKLLVATVIATVTFSAVLNPPGGFTDDGTPVLTKKGAYKVFMFFNTLCFALSVSAIFNEYSPISVLSTHLPTPTSLISYSIAGMLAAFYAALIAVEPMRPRQSMVNYFLFGNDGTVVASLLSRIGAVIACVVVGIPIFNSLSQILNGETRIHDLKKHII; this is encoded by the exons ATGAATCCTTCTCTGTATGAAGCAGCTGCAACTGGTGATGTTGGCTTCTTGGAAGGACTTCTAACAGCTGATCTCTCTCAGAAAACACCTAAAGAGAACAATATTCTTCACATTGCAGCTGAATTCAAGCAAATAAACTTCttcaaaaaagtgaaaaaaattcCCGAATCTCCCCGGTTTTGGGCCACCAACAAGAATGGCGAAACTCCTCTACATGTTGCCGCGAGAGTAGGTTGCGGTGAAGTAGTAACGTTCCTCATTGAGCACATAAAAGCGGAACCTATGGAAGTGGTTGATCTTGATCCAGAAAAGGAACCAACTGACGGTGAAGCTTACAAAAAGCTACTCCGAATGCCTAATTTGGAAATGGATACAGCACTGCATGTTGCTGTTCGATACAATCATGCTGGAGTAGCGAAGATTTTGCTGAGTGCTGATCCTGAATTGTGTTGTTCATTTTACAGCACCAAGGAGTCACCCCTGTTCCTAGCTGTTAGAGCCGGGTCTACCAGCATTGCtgattatattttaaaaaagacTCCGGATCATGAATCTCTTTCTTTTCAGGGAACAAATGGTGTGACCGCTTTGCACGCAGCAGCCACTCGTATACCCTTCGCCAAGAAAG GAATTGTGCAATCTATGGTTACCAAAAATCCTGGGATGGTCGAAGTTCGTGATGAAATAGGGTGGACTCCATTACACTACGCATCACTGAGAGGGAACCTTAAAGCAGCTCAACTACTGATTCAAAATTGCAAAACTTTCAAATTTGCTTGTTACATCAAAGACGAGCTTGGCATGTCAGCTCTCCACGTCGCGGCATATGCAGGGCACACCCAAATAATTGAAGAGTTGATCGGACGTTGTCCTGATATTTGTGATTGTGTCAATCACAAGGGCCAAACAGCTCTACATGCAGCAGTTTTAGGCGAAAAGATAAATGTTGTGAAGTACGTTTTGAAGACGCCTAGGCTTGCGAGACTTATAAACGAAGCAGATAATGATGGAAACACTCCTTGGCATCTAGCTGCTATTCATGAAAATAGTGAAATCGTTGCTATTTTAAGGAGAGACAGGAGGTTGAACAGAACTGCTATCAATAAAGAATTTTTGCAAGTTAGCGACATTTTGCTCGCCGAGAACACGGGAagaa AGGAAATCGTAAAAAGTCGCAATGTTTTGAACTGCCTGGCAAGAGACGTTGTCGTTACCGTGCCatattatcaacaaaaaatcaagcAGGAGTTCAAGAAATTTGGATCCCAAGGGGAAAGCAGTACGTCTGAGACACCGGTCAATACTAAAAATACGAGAGAAAACTTGCAGGCTTATTTGGCTCAGACCTTCAATAGAAATGATTCGAAACTTCTGGTAGCGACGGTCATTGCAACCGTTACATTTTCGGCCGTTTTGAACCCGCCTGGAGGGTTTACAGACGATGGAACAccagttttaacaaaaaaaggaGCTTACAAagtatttatgttttttaacACGCTTTGCTTCGCTCTCTCAGTGTCGGCGATATTTAACGAATACAGTCCTATATCTGTCCTGTCAACCCATCTACCCACACCTACGAGTCTTATTAGTTATTCCATTGCTGGCATGTTGGCGGCATTTTATGCAGCCCTGATAGCAGTGGAACCCATGCGGCCCAGGCAAAGTATGGTTAACTATTTTTTGTTTGGCAACGATGGTACCGTTGTTGCTTCTCTGCTCTCTCGTATTGGTGCCGTAATTGCATGCGTAGTAGTTGGCATCCCTATTTTTAACTCTCTAAGTCAAATACTCAACGGGGAAACAAGGATCCACGACCTCAAGAAGcacataatttaa
- the LOC103407625 gene encoding ankyrin repeat-containing protein At5g02620-like isoform X2, with protein sequence MNPSLYEAAATGDVGFLEGLLTADLSQKTPKENNILHIAAEFKQINFFKKVKKIPESPRFWATNKNGETPLHVAARVGCGEVVTFLIEHIKAEPMEVVDLDPEKEPTDGEAYKKLLRMPNLEMDTALHVAVRYNHAGVAKILLSADPELCCSFYSTKESPLFLAVRAGSTSIADYILKKTPDHESLSFQGTNGVTALHAAATRIPFAKKGIVQSMVTKNPGMVEVRDEIGWTPLHYASLRGNLKAAQLLIQNCKTFKFACYIKDELGMSALHVAAYAGHTQIIEELIGRCPDICDCVNHKGQTALHAAVLGEKINVVKYVLKTPRLARLINEADNDGNTPWHLAAIHENSEIVAILRRDRRLNRTAINKEFLQVSDILLAENTGRIFYLFPLDFNFELSILFSYIG encoded by the exons ATGAATCCTTCTCTGTATGAAGCAGCTGCAACTGGTGATGTTGGCTTCTTGGAAGGACTTCTAACAGCTGATCTCTCTCAGAAAACACCTAAAGAGAACAATATTCTTCACATTGCAGCTGAATTCAAGCAAATAAACTTCttcaaaaaagtgaaaaaaattcCCGAATCTCCCCGGTTTTGGGCCACCAACAAGAATGGCGAAACTCCTCTACATGTTGCCGCGAGAGTAGGTTGCGGTGAAGTAGTAACGTTCCTCATTGAGCACATAAAAGCGGAACCTATGGAAGTGGTTGATCTTGATCCAGAAAAGGAACCAACTGACGGTGAAGCTTACAAAAAGCTACTCCGAATGCCTAATTTGGAAATGGATACAGCACTGCATGTTGCTGTTCGATACAATCATGCTGGAGTAGCGAAGATTTTGCTGAGTGCTGATCCTGAATTGTGTTGTTCATTTTACAGCACCAAGGAGTCACCCCTGTTCCTAGCTGTTAGAGCCGGGTCTACCAGCATTGCtgattatattttaaaaaagacTCCGGATCATGAATCTCTTTCTTTTCAGGGAACAAATGGTGTGACCGCTTTGCACGCAGCAGCCACTCGTATACCCTTCGCCAAGAAAG GAATTGTGCAATCTATGGTTACCAAAAATCCTGGGATGGTCGAAGTTCGTGATGAAATAGGGTGGACTCCATTACACTACGCATCACTGAGAGGGAACCTTAAAGCAGCTCAACTACTGATTCAAAATTGCAAAACTTTCAAATTTGCTTGTTACATCAAAGACGAGCTTGGCATGTCAGCTCTCCACGTCGCGGCATATGCAGGGCACACCCAAATAATTGAAGAGTTGATCGGACGTTGTCCTGATATTTGTGATTGTGTCAATCACAAGGGCCAAACAGCTCTACATGCAGCAGTTTTAGGCGAAAAGATAAATGTTGTGAAGTACGTTTTGAAGACGCCTAGGCTTGCGAGACTTATAAACGAAGCAGATAATGATGGAAACACTCCTTGGCATCTAGCTGCTATTCATGAAAATAGTGAAATCGTTGCTATTTTAAGGAGAGACAGGAGGTTGAACAGAACTGCTATCAATAAAGAATTTTTGCAAGTTAGCGACATTTTGCTCGCCGAGAACACGGGAagaatcttttatttatttccctTGGATTTCAACTTTGAACtctctattttattttcttatattgGATAG